A region from the Lysobacter sp. BMK333-48F3 genome encodes:
- a CDS encoding site-specific DNA-methyltransferase, with protein sequence MPLLSWFNRDADLTRAALAPYRLLEPVAKLSHGEEDSPNMLIEGDNLEALKALLPYYAGQVKCIFIDPPYNTKSAFEQYDDNLEHSKWLSMIYPRLELLRRFLTQDGSIWITIDDNEAHYLKVVMDEIFGRERFIATCVWQKRYSRENREAIGDVHDYILVYAENPDLFKKIRNRVPFTEEQAKVYRNIDPVTKRRWRPIPMTAQGYRANQMYPITAPGGAIHRPPEGRCWSTIESEYLKLKEAGRIYFGRDNNSQPNIIRYLDETEGLVPWTWWPSEEVGHTDEAAKEQHQLMGKADAFSTPKPERLLKRIIEIATNPGDWVLDSFLGSGTTAAVAHKMGRRWIGIEEGEHARTHCQPRLSQVVDGEEGGVSQALEWNGGGGFRFYKLGVPVFDESGHIRDGIRFEHLAAHVWFAETGNARSSRAAKKPFLGEHHGVGYYLLFNGILGDESKTGGNVLTKRVLKGLEPFDGPKVIFGESCDLPKERLEELQITFKQTPYDIKAR encoded by the coding sequence GAACATGCTCATCGAGGGGGACAACCTTGAGGCTCTCAAGGCGCTGCTGCCTTATTACGCGGGACAGGTGAAGTGCATCTTCATCGACCCGCCCTACAACACCAAGAGCGCGTTCGAGCAATACGACGACAACTTGGAACACTCCAAGTGGTTGTCAATGATCTATCCCAGGTTGGAGCTACTCCGGCGCTTCCTGACTCAGGACGGGTCCATCTGGATCACCATCGACGACAACGAGGCGCACTATCTAAAGGTTGTCATGGACGAGATTTTTGGCCGTGAACGCTTCATTGCCACATGTGTCTGGCAGAAACGCTACTCCCGAGAAAACCGAGAAGCCATCGGTGACGTACATGACTACATCCTCGTCTATGCCGAGAATCCTGACCTCTTCAAGAAAATCAGGAACCGCGTGCCGTTTACTGAGGAGCAGGCCAAAGTCTACCGCAACATTGATCCCGTAACTAAGCGGCGATGGAGGCCTATCCCGATGACCGCTCAGGGTTATCGGGCCAACCAGATGTATCCCATCACTGCTCCTGGCGGTGCAATTCACCGTCCACCAGAAGGTCGATGCTGGAGCACCATCGAGTCTGAGTATTTGAAGCTCAAGGAAGCTGGCCGAATTTACTTTGGTAGAGACAACAATTCCCAGCCAAATATCATCCGCTATCTCGATGAAACTGAGGGGCTTGTTCCATGGACATGGTGGCCATCCGAAGAAGTTGGGCACACGGACGAGGCGGCAAAGGAGCAGCATCAACTGATGGGTAAGGCGGATGCGTTCTCAACGCCTAAGCCCGAACGCTTACTTAAGCGAATCATCGAGATTGCTACCAATCCGGGTGACTGGGTTCTGGATAGTTTTCTCGGTTCGGGGACCACTGCGGCTGTGGCTCACAAGATGGGGCGTCGCTGGATCGGAATTGAGGAAGGTGAGCACGCGCGCACCCATTGCCAACCGCGCTTGTCCCAGGTGGTGGATGGCGAGGAGGGAGGAGTTTCACAAGCGCTGGAGTGGAACGGCGGTGGAGGCTTTCGCTTCTACAAGTTAGGCGTGCCCGTGTTCGATGAGAGTGGCCACATTCGAGACGGCATCCGCTTCGAACACCTGGCCGCGCACGTGTGGTTCGCAGAAACCGGCAATGCGCGCTCCTCCCGTGCTGCGAAGAAGCCGTTTCTGGGCGAGCATCACGGCGTAGGTTACTACCTACTGTTCAACGGAATCCTGGGCGACGAGAGCAAGACCGGAGGCAACGTGCTAACCAAGCGGGTGTTGAAAGGCCTGGAGCCATTTGACGGGCCCAAGGTGATTTTCGGTGAGTCCTGCGACTTACCGAAGGAGCGGTTGGAAGAGCTCCAAATCACCTTCAAGCAGACCCCTTACGATATCAAGGCCCGTTGA